Proteins from a genomic interval of Marinifilum sp. JC120:
- the nifJ gene encoding pyruvate:ferredoxin (flavodoxin) oxidoreductase: MAKNMKTMDGNTATAHVSYAMSDTAAIYPITPSSTMGEVAEEWAAQGRKNIFGQVLNVKQLQSEAGAAGAVHGALAAGALTSTYTASQGLLLMIPNMYKISGELLPGVFHVSARAIAAQALSIFGDHQDVMACRQTGFAMLASSSVQECMDIALISHLASIESSVPFLHMFDGFRTSHEIQKIEVIDYDDMKSLVDWDAVAAFRSRGMNPENPSIRGTAQNPDIYYQAREAANGFYDQLPAIVTNCMKKVGDLTGRYYKPFDYVGHEEAERVIVAMGSGCEAIEEVVNKLVADGEKVGLIKVRLYRPFLTEYFLNVLPATTTNITVLDRTKEPGSLGDPLYQDICTAFMESGMNPVVTAGRYGLGSKEFRPNMVKSVFDNMKAAGPKNHFNVGIEDDVTNTSLAVGPEMDTTPKGTVQCKFWGLGADGTVGANKQAIKIIGDKTDMYAQGYFAYDSKKSGGITMSHLRFGDNPIQSTYLVTSADFIACHNSSYVHQYDLLEGIKEGGSFLINSPWSAEDMEKELPAELRRTIAEKNLKFYTIDAVKIAAEVGLGGRINMVMQTAFFKLADVIPFEDAVAYLKESIKKAYGKKGDKIVNMNNAAVDQAVANLVEINVPESWKDLTEGEAAVSDEPAFITDVVRPILAQKGDNLPVSAFEPDGLFPLSTAQFEKRGVAINVPEWLPENCIQCNQCAFVCPHAAIRPVLVTEEELKEAPESFVTIDAKGKEIKGLKYRMQVYAQDCLGCGNCADICPAKETALVMKPTASQLGTEVPNLDFAMTIPEKDTLMSRTTVKGSQFQRPLMEFSGACSGCGETPYVKAITQLFGERMIIANATGCSSIWGASAPTTPYCTNKNGHGPTWGNSLFEDAAEFGYGLEMGVSHRREKLADLVGEAIEAGVPAELEADMKGWLENKDNAALSEEFGQKVLDGVYSVPQTEVLAEITEMEDLFTKKSLWVFGGDGWAYDIGFGGVDHVLASGRDINILVMDTEVYSNTGGQSSKATPLGSIAKFAASGKSTGKKDLGRMMMSYGYVYVASVSMGANKQQFMKAIQEAEAYPGPSLVICYAPCINQGIRKGMGKTQLEMKLAVDSGYWPLYRFNPLLADEGKNPFVLESKAPDGTMQEFMAGENRYGLLERLNPEASKEYRAKIEKDYNERYEILKYMAEADYSGSK, translated from the coding sequence ATGGCTAAGAACATGAAAACTATGGATGGTAACACAGCTACCGCTCACGTTTCCTACGCGATGAGTGACACCGCTGCCATCTATCCCATTACTCCTTCATCCACCATGGGTGAAGTTGCTGAAGAATGGGCAGCGCAGGGCCGTAAGAACATCTTCGGTCAGGTCCTCAACGTAAAACAGCTTCAGTCTGAAGCTGGTGCTGCCGGTGCCGTTCACGGTGCTCTCGCAGCAGGCGCGCTTACTTCTACTTATACTGCATCGCAGGGTCTCCTGCTTATGATCCCCAACATGTACAAAATTTCCGGCGAACTTCTTCCCGGTGTTTTTCATGTTTCCGCCCGCGCAATCGCTGCACAGGCACTTTCCATCTTCGGTGATCATCAGGACGTAATGGCCTGTCGCCAGACCGGTTTCGCGATGCTGGCATCCAGTTCTGTACAGGAATGTATGGACATCGCCCTTATTTCCCATCTCGCATCCATTGAATCCAGCGTGCCTTTCCTGCACATGTTCGATGGTTTCCGTACTTCTCACGAAATCCAGAAGATCGAAGTCATCGATTACGACGACATGAAATCTCTGGTTGACTGGGATGCAGTTGCAGCTTTCCGTTCTAGAGGAATGAATCCTGAGAATCCTTCCATTCGCGGTACTGCACAGAACCCCGATATTTACTACCAGGCTCGTGAAGCAGCTAACGGTTTCTACGATCAGCTTCCTGCTATCGTTACCAACTGCATGAAGAAAGTCGGCGATCTCACCGGTCGTTACTACAAGCCTTTCGACTACGTGGGCCACGAAGAAGCTGAAAGAGTCATCGTTGCCATGGGTTCCGGCTGTGAAGCCATTGAAGAAGTCGTCAACAAGCTCGTTGCCGACGGTGAAAAAGTGGGTCTCATCAAAGTACGTCTGTACCGCCCCTTCCTCACCGAGTACTTCCTCAATGTACTCCCCGCAACTACCACCAACATCACTGTTCTGGACCGCACCAAAGAGCCCGGCTCCCTCGGCGATCCTCTGTATCAGGACATCTGTACCGCATTCATGGAAAGCGGCATGAACCCCGTTGTTACCGCCGGCCGTTACGGTCTCGGTTCCAAAGAGTTCCGCCCCAACATGGTTAAATCCGTGTTCGACAACATGAAAGCAGCTGGTCCCAAGAACCACTTCAACGTCGGTATTGAAGATGACGTTACCAACACTTCCCTCGCAGTAGGTCCTGAAATGGACACCACTCCTAAAGGAACTGTTCAGTGTAAATTCTGGGGTCTCGGTGCTGATGGTACTGTCGGTGCAAACAAGCAGGCTATTAAAATCATCGGTGACAAAACCGACATGTACGCACAGGGATACTTTGCTTACGACTCCAAGAAGTCCGGCGGTATCACCATGTCCCACCTGCGTTTCGGCGACAATCCTATCCAGTCCACCTATCTGGTAACCAGCGCTGACTTCATTGCTTGCCACAACTCCAGCTACGTACATCAGTACGATTTGCTCGAAGGCATCAAAGAAGGCGGAAGCTTCCTGATTAACTCCCCTTGGTCTGCTGAAGACATGGAGAAGGAACTTCCCGCAGAACTGCGTCGCACTATCGCTGAGAAGAACCTCAAGTTCTACACCATTGACGCTGTTAAAATTGCAGCTGAAGTAGGTCTCGGCGGTCGCATCAACATGGTTATGCAGACTGCATTCTTCAAGCTTGCTGATGTTATTCCTTTTGAAGACGCAGTTGCGTACCTCAAAGAGTCCATCAAAAAAGCATACGGCAAGAAGGGCGACAAGATCGTCAACATGAACAATGCTGCTGTTGATCAGGCTGTTGCCAACCTTGTTGAAATCAATGTTCCCGAATCTTGGAAAGACCTCACTGAAGGAGAGGCGGCCGTATCTGATGAGCCGGCTTTCATCACTGATGTTGTCCGTCCCATCCTTGCTCAGAAAGGTGACAACCTGCCTGTTTCCGCTTTTGAGCCTGACGGCCTCTTCCCTCTTTCCACTGCTCAGTTCGAAAAACGCGGCGTTGCTATCAACGTTCCCGAATGGCTGCCTGAAAACTGCATTCAGTGTAACCAGTGTGCATTTGTCTGCCCGCACGCAGCAATTCGTCCCGTACTCGTAACTGAAGAAGAACTGAAAGAAGCTCCTGAGTCTTTCGTAACCATCGATGCAAAGGGTAAAGAGATCAAAGGTCTCAAATACCGCATGCAGGTTTACGCTCAGGACTGCCTCGGTTGCGGTAACTGCGCAGATATCTGCCCCGCAAAAGAGACCGCGCTGGTTATGAAGCCCACCGCTTCCCAGCTCGGCACTGAAGTTCCCAACCTTGATTTTGCCATGACCATTCCTGAGAAGGACACCCTCATGAGCAGAACCACTGTTAAGGGTTCTCAGTTCCAGCGTCCGCTGATGGAATTCTCCGGCGCATGTTCCGGTTGTGGTGAGACTCCCTACGTTAAAGCTATCACCCAGCTCTTCGGCGAACGCATGATCATTGCAAACGCCACCGGTTGTTCCTCCATCTGGGGTGCATCCGCTCCGACCACTCCTTACTGCACCAACAAGAACGGTCACGGTCCCACTTGGGGCAACTCCCTGTTCGAAGATGCAGCTGAGTTCGGATACGGCCTTGAAATGGGTGTTTCCCACCGCCGTGAAAAACTGGCTGACCTCGTTGGCGAAGCTATCGAAGCAGGCGTTCCCGCTGAACTCGAAGCTGACATGAAGGGCTGGCTTGAAAATAAAGATAACGCAGCTCTCTCTGAAGAGTTCGGTCAGAAAGTTCTGGACGGTGTTTACTCCGTTCCCCAGACCGAAGTTCTGGCTGAAATTACTGAGATGGAAGACCTCTTCACCAAGAAATCCCTCTGGGTATTCGGTGGTGACGGCTGGGCATACGACATCGGCTTCGGCGGTGTTGACCACGTGCTCGCTTCCGGTCGCGACATCAACATCCTCGTAATGGATACTGAGGTATACTCCAACACCGGTGGTCAGTCCTCCAAGGCAACACCTCTCGGCTCCATCGCCAAGTTTGCTGCCAGCGGTAAGAGCACCGGCAAGAAAGACCTCGGCCGCATGATGATGAGCTACGGTTACGTATACGTTGCATCCGTATCCATGGGCGCAAACAAGCAGCAGTTCATGAAGGCAATCCAGGAAGCAGAAGCTTACCCCGGTCCTTCTCTCGTAATCTGCTACGCTCCCTGCATCAACCAGGGTATCCGCAAGGGTATGGGCAAGACCCAGCTCGAAATGAAGCTGGCAGTAGATTCCGGTTACTGGCCTCTGTACCGCTTCAACCCCCTGCTTGCTGACGAAGGCAAGAACCCCTTCGTTCTGGAGTCCAAAGCTCCTGACGGAACCATGCAGGAGTTCATGGCTGGCGAAAACCGCTACGGCCTGCTCGAGCGTCTCAACCCCGAAGCATCCAAAGAATACCGCGCGAAAATCGAAAAAGATTACAACGAACGGTATGAAATATTGAAATATATGGCTGAAGCTGATTACAGCGGAAGCAAATAG
- a CDS encoding sigma-54-dependent Fis family transcriptional regulator: MGRILIIDDDVQVCETIESLIARTGHESVSAYNLRNGLSKVQGSDFDLVFLDISLPDGNGLDYLQQVKDSSGSPEVIILTGKGDADGAELAIQGGAWDFLVKPSSVKQITLSMRRALEFHNEKQNKAQCVALILDNIVGKSTEIKDCYDLVAHASGSDANVLVNGETGTGKELFAQTIHENSRRSVNNFVVVDCASLTETLVESTLFGHKRGSFTGAQADRKGLIPLADKGTLFLDEVGEMPISVQKSFLRVLQERTYRPVGENKEFKSDFRLIAATNRDLESMVARGEFRQDLLYRIQTIHIHLPPLRAREGDIRELTAFHLSRLSLQYGVPPKVASSDFYEVLENYDWPGNVRQLFNIVEQAFVASGSGNTIYAMHLSDNLRIKLAKYNLKKSGSVSLKDIPTESVANSVSEKKDTPELNRNSVFDNTVSNILTGELPPLKIFKGMAEKKYLEELLLRYAGETATILKISGLSRSHFYALLKKHGIND, encoded by the coding sequence ATGGGTAGAATTCTGATTATAGACGATGATGTGCAGGTCTGTGAAACAATTGAGAGTCTTATTGCCCGAACCGGGCATGAGTCTGTCAGTGCTTACAATCTGCGGAACGGTCTTTCCAAGGTTCAGGGCTCTGACTTTGATCTTGTCTTTTTAGATATTTCATTACCTGATGGTAATGGTCTCGATTATTTGCAGCAGGTTAAGGATTCCTCCGGTAGCCCTGAAGTGATCATCCTGACCGGGAAGGGTGATGCAGATGGAGCGGAACTGGCTATTCAGGGCGGGGCCTGGGATTTTTTGGTTAAGCCATCGTCAGTGAAGCAGATAACACTTTCCATGCGTCGCGCACTTGAATTTCACAATGAGAAACAGAACAAAGCTCAATGCGTGGCTTTGATTCTTGATAATATTGTTGGGAAAAGTACTGAAATAAAAGATTGTTATGATCTGGTTGCCCATGCATCCGGTTCAGATGCCAACGTACTTGTCAACGGTGAGACCGGGACCGGTAAGGAACTTTTCGCCCAGACCATTCACGAGAATTCTAGACGTTCTGTGAATAATTTTGTGGTGGTCGACTGTGCCTCTTTGACCGAGACGTTGGTGGAGAGCACTCTTTTCGGGCACAAACGCGGTTCTTTTACCGGAGCACAGGCCGACCGCAAGGGACTTATTCCGCTGGCTGATAAAGGGACCTTGTTTCTTGATGAGGTAGGGGAGATGCCGATCTCGGTGCAGAAGTCTTTTCTTAGGGTTTTGCAGGAGCGTACTTATCGCCCGGTGGGTGAGAATAAAGAATTTAAAAGTGATTTCAGGCTTATCGCCGCAACCAACCGTGACCTTGAATCCATGGTCGCTCGTGGTGAGTTCAGGCAGGATCTCCTTTACCGTATTCAGACTATCCACATTCATCTGCCGCCATTGCGAGCTAGAGAAGGGGATATTCGCGAACTGACTGCTTTTCATCTCTCACGGCTCAGCTTGCAGTACGGTGTTCCGCCCAAGGTTGCCAGTTCTGATTTTTATGAAGTGCTCGAGAACTACGATTGGCCCGGTAACGTGCGGCAGTTGTTTAATATAGTTGAGCAGGCTTTTGTGGCTTCAGGGTCTGGAAATACCATTTACGCAATGCACCTTTCTGATAACCTGCGTATTAAATTGGCTAAGTATAATCTCAAGAAAAGCGGAAGTGTCTCTTTGAAGGATATTCCAACTGAATCTGTAGCCAATTCAGTGTCTGAAAAAAAAGACACTCCTGAGTTGAACCGCAATTCAGTCTTTGACAATACTGTGTCGAATATCCTCACCGGAGAGTTGCCTCCTCTTAAAATTTTTAAGGGCATGGCTGAGAAGAAATATCTTGAAGAACTGCTGCTTAGATATGCCGGAGAAACAGCTACAATCCTTAAAATATCAGGTCTTTCACGTTCACATTTTTATGCATTGCTGAAGAAACATGGAATAAATGATTAA
- a CDS encoding response regulator codes for MKQIFTITFLIISIFLSSVALAESEKRNVLYLNSYQNGYRWSDDILDGVRKSFSKSGLNIDLHIEYMDTKRFKEMDFMEILHSYYVFKYQKYKFSAIVVSDNNALNFMLRYRDTFFPGVPVIFCGINDFRPELIKGLDNYCGVLENPDIKDNIDLALNINPNVDKVVVVGDQSVTSRAIREQIRKVEPLFKGILNFEYWNDMPLVDLLANSRTMTKNEVLLFTPFYKGAHGELLSSEEVLNIIYQNSPVMIFSVWEFLLGHGIVGGKLLSGNDQGRKAAEMALHVLKTGEMPKQRVVKATNEYYMFDYNVLERFNLSSDLLPEDSVIINEPDYFYKLDKQVFWTIIVSILGLSMILVMLVISILQRRKVEKRIKAQLSFQEILMDTIPLLICWKDKKQRYLGANHSFTDFFGLGSPWALVGLTDSEVEVHRRFAEQAAVWDKKVLQSGKPRMGINWSLIREGDDPVWLEINKVPLYNEKGEVVGTLSTAEDVTRKVNLEKQLLQSQKMEAIGTLAGGIAHDFNNILTSIMNSVELALSDIEKGTITWKDLDRAIKAAQRGSRVVKQILTFSRPSQEGFKATDIGEVVKETVDFIKASLPRNIRVSANVPEGAPHVMADPTQIHQVIMNLCTNSFHSLKGRGGSIDVTLTTVEVEDEQAQFMRVAPGIYLRLEIADNGPGIPVEILDKIFDPFFTTKGKAEGTGLGLAVVHGLIKGHGGGISVSSTPEVRTCFEIFLPVQGQLRDTARKIYGALPMGQENILFVEDDEDQLETTPRILESLGYMVTPLASPEKAFNLIVDEPGRFDLMITDYDMPHTNGLELARMVQDVAPDLPILVVSGRRNVLSYVADVEYDVKSVRKVLMKPYNKITIADAIREVLSSTENIDG; via the coding sequence GTGAAACAGATATTCACTATAACCTTTCTAATTATAAGCATATTTTTATCTTCTGTAGCTCTGGCTGAAAGTGAGAAGCGCAATGTCCTTTACCTTAATTCTTATCAGAACGGCTATAGGTGGTCTGATGATATACTGGATGGTGTGCGCAAATCTTTTTCAAAAAGCGGGCTGAATATTGACCTGCATATTGAATACATGGATACAAAGCGATTTAAGGAAATGGATTTCATGGAAATCCTGCATTCCTACTATGTCTTTAAATATCAGAAGTATAAATTTTCAGCCATTGTTGTATCTGATAATAACGCCCTTAATTTCATGCTTCGCTACCGGGATACTTTCTTTCCCGGTGTGCCTGTAATTTTTTGCGGAATTAATGACTTCCGCCCTGAATTGATCAAAGGTTTGGATAACTATTGCGGGGTTCTGGAGAATCCGGATATCAAGGATAATATCGATCTTGCCCTTAATATTAATCCCAATGTGGACAAGGTCGTTGTAGTCGGTGACCAGTCTGTTACTTCGCGTGCCATCAGGGAACAGATCAGAAAAGTGGAGCCGCTGTTTAAAGGTATTTTGAATTTCGAATATTGGAATGACATGCCGCTGGTGGATTTGCTGGCTAATTCACGGACTATGACTAAGAACGAGGTCCTGCTTTTTACCCCTTTTTACAAAGGTGCACATGGCGAACTCTTATCTTCGGAAGAAGTACTCAATATAATTTATCAGAATTCTCCGGTGATGATTTTCAGTGTTTGGGAATTTCTGCTTGGGCATGGCATTGTAGGCGGTAAGCTGCTCTCCGGTAATGATCAGGGCCGCAAGGCCGCGGAGATGGCACTGCATGTACTCAAGACCGGAGAAATGCCGAAGCAGAGGGTGGTCAAAGCCACCAACGAATATTACATGTTTGATTATAACGTGCTGGAGCGGTTCAATCTCAGCAGTGATTTGCTTCCTGAAGACAGCGTTATAATTAACGAACCGGATTATTTTTACAAACTGGATAAACAGGTTTTCTGGACCATCATCGTTTCTATTCTCGGATTGAGTATGATTTTGGTCATGCTGGTCATTTCTATTTTGCAGCGGCGTAAAGTGGAAAAACGTATCAAAGCCCAGCTTTCTTTTCAGGAAATCCTCATGGATACCATCCCGCTTTTGATTTGCTGGAAAGATAAGAAACAGCGCTATTTGGGTGCCAACCATTCTTTTACTGACTTTTTCGGGCTTGGTTCGCCATGGGCATTGGTGGGCTTGACTGACTCGGAGGTTGAGGTTCACCGAAGGTTTGCGGAGCAGGCCGCGGTCTGGGATAAGAAGGTGCTCCAGTCCGGTAAACCGCGTATGGGGATTAACTGGTCCCTGATCCGTGAAGGTGACGACCCGGTCTGGCTGGAGATAAACAAGGTGCCCCTTTACAATGAAAAAGGGGAGGTTGTGGGAACCCTTTCCACCGCCGAAGACGTAACCCGTAAGGTCAACCTTGAGAAACAGCTTCTTCAGTCTCAGAAGATGGAGGCTATCGGGACGCTTGCAGGTGGAATTGCCCACGATTTCAACAATATCCTTACTTCTATTATGAATTCGGTGGAACTTGCCTTAAGTGATATTGAGAAAGGGACCATCACTTGGAAGGATCTTGACCGGGCCATCAAGGCAGCCCAGCGTGGTAGCCGGGTGGTCAAGCAGATCCTGACTTTCAGCCGCCCATCGCAGGAGGGATTTAAGGCCACTGATATCGGCGAAGTTGTGAAGGAAACCGTGGATTTTATTAAGGCTTCCCTGCCGCGGAATATTCGAGTATCAGCCAATGTTCCGGAAGGCGCGCCGCATGTTATGGCCGACCCGACCCAGATCCATCAGGTTATCATGAACCTGTGTACAAACTCTTTCCATTCTTTGAAGGGTAGGGGCGGAAGCATAGATGTAACTCTGACCACTGTTGAAGTCGAGGATGAGCAGGCCCAGTTCATGCGTGTGGCTCCCGGTATCTATTTAAGACTGGAAATTGCGGATAATGGTCCGGGAATACCTGTTGAAATACTTGATAAAATTTTCGATCCATTCTTTACCACCAAAGGCAAAGCCGAAGGTACCGGACTGGGCTTGGCTGTTGTACATGGCTTGATTAAAGGTCATGGCGGCGGAATTTCAGTGAGCAGTACCCCGGAAGTGAGGACCTGTTTTGAGATTTTCCTTCCGGTACAAGGGCAGCTGCGTGATACTGCTCGCAAGATTTACGGGGCACTGCCCATGGGTCAGGAGAATATCCTTTTTGTTGAGGATGATGAGGATCAGTTGGAGACCACGCCCCGTATTCTGGAAAGTCTCGGCTATATGGTCACGCCTCTTGCTTCCCCGGAGAAAGCGTTTAACTTGATTGTTGACGAGCCCGGACGATTTGATTTGATGATAACCGACTACGATATGCCGCATACTAACGGGCTAGAGCTGGCCCGCATGGTTCAGGATGTGGCCCCGGACTTGCCTATTCTGGTTGTTTCCGGCAGGCGCAATGTGCTTAGTTACGTGGCCGATGTTGAATATGATGTTAAGAGTGTCAGGAAAGTTTTGATGAAGCCTTATAATAAAATAACGATAGCTGACGCGATTCGAGAAGTTCTGTCTTCGACGGAGAACATAGATGGGTAG
- a CDS encoding esterase-like activity of phytase family protein: MKKIIIFILILCSTPLTLLFGASSKLDNPAQPQINPVQVTLVSELEGPQANEAVDLSQIKLKYRGTLLLNSPHPAFGGFSDLLVSKDRKTFLAVSDMGFWLKGSLLYKPDGSLKAARNKAELGQLLNTKGKTFTVKYDADAEALCRAPGSGYLVAFERVHLINRYHTDKKLDLSGKATALPLTKQLKNSPLNGGIETMLLLPDNTLFALTEGDDSAGPLSEAALLKEGKWVSFKYQRNSSYRPTSAGNLNGNKILILERRYDGPGTLGIRFSTIKKTDLKEGAILKPELFCEIDLPIPRDNYEGMDIISDPNGRQWIYIISDDNFSPLQRTLLSLFELNN; this comes from the coding sequence ATGAAAAAAATCATTATCTTCATTCTCATCCTGTGCAGCACCCCCCTTACACTGCTTTTCGGAGCTTCAAGTAAACTGGACAATCCGGCCCAGCCGCAAATTAATCCGGTTCAAGTTACTCTTGTAAGTGAATTGGAAGGCCCACAGGCAAATGAAGCTGTAGATTTATCACAAATAAAACTTAAATATCGTGGTACCCTGCTCCTGAACAGCCCGCATCCGGCTTTCGGGGGCTTTTCCGATCTGCTGGTCAGCAAAGACCGCAAAACCTTTCTAGCTGTATCTGATATGGGGTTCTGGCTGAAAGGCTCATTACTTTACAAGCCTGACGGCTCTTTAAAAGCGGCTCGAAACAAAGCTGAATTAGGGCAATTGCTCAACACCAAGGGCAAAACCTTTACCGTTAAGTATGATGCTGATGCCGAAGCCCTATGCCGTGCTCCGGGGTCCGGCTATCTTGTGGCCTTTGAACGGGTCCACCTTATTAACCGTTACCATACAGATAAAAAGCTAGATCTCTCCGGAAAAGCAACCGCCCTGCCTCTGACGAAACAACTGAAAAATTCACCCTTGAACGGTGGCATTGAAACCATGCTCCTGCTCCCGGATAATACTCTTTTCGCACTCACCGAAGGGGATGATTCAGCAGGCCCGCTTTCCGAAGCCGCGCTGCTAAAAGAAGGCAAATGGGTCAGCTTTAAATACCAACGCAACTCCAGCTACCGTCCGACCTCAGCAGGCAACCTTAACGGCAACAAAATCCTTATTTTAGAGCGTCGGTATGACGGCCCCGGAACGTTGGGAATACGCTTTAGCACCATTAAAAAAACAGATCTGAAAGAAGGGGCTATACTTAAGCCTGAATTGTTTTGTGAAATAGATCTCCCCATTCCCCGCGATAATTATGAGGGTATGGACATTATTTCAGACCCGAACGGCAGACAATGGATTTACATCATTTCGGATGATAATTTCTCTCCGCTTCAACGGACCTTATTAAGTTTATTCGAGCTGAACAATTGA
- a CDS encoding DUF3568 domain-containing protein, which translates to MLKNRILALCLVFSMCVALSGCAAIVLGGAAAGGTYVYVTGQAKQKFNADLGSTYQAALKGCQSLGLKVKEKKKRLSDASIKAVDVDKDVSIDFTYVSTKVTEVTVRYGILGDENASRRILAAINKNF; encoded by the coding sequence ATGCTTAAGAATAGAATTTTAGCACTCTGCCTTGTTTTTTCCATGTGCGTGGCCCTTTCGGGGTGTGCAGCTATCGTTCTTGGCGGAGCGGCAGCAGGTGGCACCTATGTTTATGTGACCGGTCAGGCTAAACAGAAATTTAATGCCGATCTGGGCAGTACATATCAGGCTGCGCTTAAGGGCTGTCAGAGCCTTGGTTTAAAGGTGAAAGAGAAAAAGAAAAGACTCAGCGATGCTTCCATAAAGGCTGTTGATGTTGATAAAGATGTCTCTATTGATTTTACCTATGTGTCTACAAAGGTAACTGAAGTGACCGTAAGGTACGGTATCCTTGGCGATGAGAATGCTTCCCGAAGAATTCTTGCTGCAATCAACAAAAATTTCTAA
- a CDS encoding DUF3100 domain-containing protein codes for MNEAVKNVKLHLVVLALVVVSELIGIMTFKVGPGKLVLLPMLYAMFMGIFLGPKFLKIVKQKDMVQASTLVSLTLLLLMARYGTLVGPKFYEILKAGPALVLQEFGNIATLLLGIPIAMYLGLKRETIGAAHSIAREPNVALIGDIYGLDSAEGRGVMGVYICGTVFGTIFFGLMASFLAAFEIFHPYALAMASGVGSASMMTASVGSLSAAYPAMAEQIQAFGVASNTLSGIDGVYMSLILALPMSNKLYNYIYKLKYKTAPEAA; via the coding sequence ATGAATGAAGCTGTGAAAAATGTAAAATTGCACCTTGTGGTTCTGGCCCTAGTTGTAGTTTCAGAACTCATAGGAATTATGACTTTCAAAGTAGGACCGGGCAAACTGGTTCTGCTGCCCATGCTTTACGCCATGTTCATGGGTATCTTCCTCGGCCCCAAATTCTTAAAGATCGTCAAGCAAAAGGATATGGTTCAGGCCAGTACTCTCGTAAGCCTGACCCTGCTCCTGCTCATGGCCCGTTACGGCACCCTTGTCGGTCCTAAATTCTATGAAATCCTTAAAGCCGGTCCCGCTCTGGTTCTTCAGGAATTCGGTAACATCGCGACACTGCTATTAGGTATTCCCATTGCCATGTACCTCGGCCTGAAACGCGAAACCATCGGAGCAGCCCACTCCATCGCACGTGAGCCTAACGTAGCCCTCATCGGCGATATTTACGGCCTCGATTCCGCTGAAGGGCGCGGCGTTATGGGCGTATATATCTGCGGAACCGTTTTCGGCACCATCTTCTTTGGGCTGATGGCTTCTTTTCTCGCAGCCTTTGAAATCTTCCATCCCTACGCACTGGCCATGGCATCCGGCGTGGGTAGCGCAAGTATGATGACCGCATCCGTGGGTAGTCTCAGTGCCGCATACCCGGCAATGGCTGAGCAGATTCAGGCTTTCGGCGTGGCAAGTAACACCCTGTCCGGAATTGACGGCGTATACATGTCCCTCATTCTGGCCCTGCCCATGTCCAACAAGCTTTACAACTACATCTACAAACTCAAGTACAAAACTGCTCCGGAGGCCGCGTAA